The genomic region AAGCGGCGAACGGGCGATCTTCCCGGCCGCGAGGCACCAGGCCACCGCGTCGGCGAGTGCGATGTAGCCGGCGTTGATCGACGCGCAGCGCGTTCCGCCGTCGGCCTGGAGCACGTCGCAATCGACGACGATCTGCATCTCGCCGAGCACCGGCAGATCGCAGATCGCGCGTAGCGATCGCCCGATGAGCCGCTGGATTTCCTGCGAGCGGCCGGACGGCCGCGACCGCTCGCGCGGGGTGCGTTCGCGGTTGGCGCGCGGGAGCATGGCGTATTCCGCGGTCACCCAGCCGCGCCCCTTGCCGCGCAGCCACGGCGGCAACGTCGTCTCCACGCTCGCGGTCGCGAGGACGTGCGTCTGCCCCATGCGAATGAGGCAGCTTCCTTCGGCGTACGGATTCACGCCGCGTTCGATCGCGATCGGGCGCAGGCTTTTCGCGCGCGCCGTCGCCGTCTTCGCGGATTTCAACTTCACCACAGGGACACCGCCAGCAGCGCGACGACGAC from bacterium harbors:
- the rph gene encoding ribonuclease PH: MKSAKTATARAKSLRPIAIERGVNPYAEGSCLIRMGQTHVLATASVETTLPPWLRGKGRGWVTAEYAMLPRANRERTPRERSRPSGRSQEIQRLIGRSLRAICDLPVLGEMQIVVDCDVLQADGGTRCASINAGYIALADAVAWCLAAGKIARSPLVDSVAAVSVALVDGLIVTDPDYAQDSAADVDANFVVTGKGRLVEIQMSGEEATFGDDDLAAMLAAARTGVKKIAREQAAALRKPLAHKTARGSR